From Rudanella lutea DSM 19387, a single genomic window includes:
- a CDS encoding dihydroorotase yields the protein MKLLILNANLVNEGQITQTDLLVEDGFIAQISPNLSGRSADRVIDAKGQYLLPGVIDDQVHFREPGLTHKANIHTESMAGVAGGTTTFMEMPNTVPNALTQELLQDKYDIAARTAMANYSFFMGASNDNLDEVLRTDPRTVCGIKAFMGSSTGNMLVDNEQVLDNLFRHSPMLIATHCEDEATVRANNERFKAEYGDRGTAALHPLIRDEVACLKSSSLAVELAKRHNTRLHILHISTAEELALFRNDIPLAEKRITAEVCVHHLWFDADDYERLGNQIKCNPAIKAPHHRAELLKGLLDDRLDIIATDHAPHTRAEKEQSYWQAPSGLPLIQHSLLLMLDFVRQGKLDIQTVVRKMAHAPAECFQIDRRGYVREGYWADLVLVDPNQTTPVTDESVYYHCGWTPLAGQTFTNAVTHTIVSGELVYERGQFLVERAGKRVLFVR from the coding sequence ATGAAACTTCTAATTCTAAACGCTAACCTCGTCAACGAGGGGCAGATTACCCAAACCGATCTCCTGGTTGAGGATGGTTTTATTGCTCAGATTAGCCCTAATCTTTCGGGGCGCTCGGCTGACCGGGTCATTGACGCCAAGGGGCAGTACCTTCTGCCGGGGGTGATCGACGATCAGGTGCATTTTCGGGAGCCGGGCCTCACGCACAAAGCCAACATCCACACGGAGTCGATGGCGGGCGTGGCCGGGGGCACTACCACCTTTATGGAAATGCCCAATACGGTGCCTAATGCGCTTACGCAGGAGCTGTTGCAGGATAAATACGATATTGCCGCCCGGACGGCCATGGCTAACTACTCGTTTTTCATGGGGGCGTCGAACGATAATCTCGACGAAGTGCTGCGTACTGATCCCCGTACTGTGTGTGGCATAAAGGCATTCATGGGCTCATCGACCGGAAATATGCTGGTCGATAACGAGCAGGTACTTGATAATCTGTTTCGGCACAGCCCCATGCTGATTGCCACCCACTGCGAAGACGAAGCTACAGTACGCGCTAACAACGAACGATTCAAGGCGGAATATGGCGACCGCGGCACGGCGGCCCTGCACCCCCTGATTCGCGACGAGGTGGCCTGCCTCAAATCGTCGTCGCTGGCGGTGGAGCTGGCCAAACGGCACAATACCCGGCTGCATATTCTACATATTTCGACGGCCGAAGAGCTGGCCCTGTTCCGGAATGACATCCCGTTGGCCGAAAAACGCATTACGGCCGAGGTGTGTGTACATCATCTCTGGTTCGATGCCGACGATTACGAGCGGTTGGGGAATCAGATCAAATGTAATCCGGCCATCAAAGCCCCACATCACCGGGCCGAGCTGCTCAAAGGGTTACTGGACGACCGACTCGATATTATTGCCACAGACCACGCTCCCCATACCCGGGCTGAAAAAGAGCAGTCGTACTGGCAGGCCCCGTCGGGTTTACCGCTGATCCAACACTCGCTGCTGCTGATGCTCGATTTTGTGCGGCAGGGTAAACTGGATATACAAACGGTGGTCAGAAAGATGGCTCACGCGCCCGCCGAGTGTTTTCAGATCGACCGGCGCGGGTATGTGCGGGAGGGCTACTGGGCCGACCTGGTGCTGGTAGACCCGAATCAAACGACGCCCGTTACCGATGAGAGTGTGTACTACCATTGCGGCTGGACTCCGTTAGCCGGGCAGACCTTCACCAATGCCGTAACGCACACGATTGTATCGGGTGAGCTGGTGTATGAGCGGGGGCAGTTTCTGGTAGAGCGGGCCGGGAAACGGGTGTTGTTTGTCCGGTAA
- the hemB gene encoding porphobilinogen synthase yields MNLIRRPRRNRASAVIRDMVQETRLTPHDFILPIFVMEGQNLRTEVASMPGIYRHSPDLLMDEIAECVDLGIRAFDLFPNLPEFKKDKYATESTNPDGLYLSTIRAIKDRFPEVCIMTDVAMDPYSSDGHDGLVENGQILNDPTLEILAKMAVAQAEAGADILGPSDMMDGRVGYIRSALDAAGFTNVGIMSYAAKYASAFYGPFRDALDSAPKFGDKKTYQMNPANSREALIEAELDVQEGADMLMVKPALAYLDIIKLLRENVNLPITAYNVSGEYAMIKAAARNGWLDGDRAMMEALLSIKRAGADVILTYFAKEAAKQLNS; encoded by the coding sequence ATGAACCTCATTCGACGTCCCCGGCGTAACCGCGCTTCGGCGGTGATTCGGGATATGGTGCAGGAAACCCGCCTGACCCCCCACGATTTTATTCTGCCCATCTTTGTGATGGAGGGGCAAAACCTGCGGACCGAAGTGGCTTCGATGCCGGGCATTTATCGCCACTCGCCCGACCTGCTCATGGACGAAATTGCCGAGTGCGTTGACCTCGGTATTCGGGCGTTCGATCTGTTTCCCAACCTGCCCGAATTCAAAAAAGACAAGTACGCAACCGAGAGTACCAACCCCGACGGCCTGTATCTGAGCACCATCCGGGCCATTAAAGACCGTTTCCCGGAGGTGTGTATCATGACCGACGTGGCCATGGACCCTTACAGTTCCGACGGGCACGACGGCCTCGTGGAAAACGGGCAGATTCTGAACGATCCCACGCTCGAAATTCTGGCTAAAATGGCCGTAGCCCAAGCCGAAGCCGGCGCTGATATTCTGGGGCCTTCAGACATGATGGATGGTCGGGTGGGCTACATCCGGAGCGCCCTCGATGCGGCTGGTTTTACCAATGTGGGAATCATGTCGTACGCGGCCAAATACGCCAGTGCGTTTTATGGCCCTTTCCGCGACGCCCTCGATTCGGCGCCGAAGTTTGGCGATAAAAAAACCTACCAGATGAACCCCGCCAACAGCCGCGAAGCCCTCATTGAGGCCGAGCTGGATGTGCAGGAGGGGGCCGATATGCTCATGGTAAAACCCGCGTTGGCGTATCTGGATATTATCAAGCTCCTGCGCGAAAATGTGAACCTGCCCATTACGGCGTACAATGTGAGTGGCGAGTACGCTATGATTAAGGCAGCGGCCCGTAATGGCTGGCTCGATGGTGACCGTGCTATGATGGAGGCTTTGCTGTCGATCAAACGTGCGGGTGCCGATGTGATTCTGACGTATTTTGCCAAAGAAGCCGCTAAACAACTAAACAGCTAA
- a CDS encoding response regulator transcription factor — protein MATILLAEDDPNLGQLVQEYLTLRGFQTDRATDGNMALELFTRGQYDLCIFDVMMPKKDGFSLAREVRMTGRDVPIIFLTAKSMKEDTIQGFKVGADDYVTKPFSMEELLLRIQAILRRYQRGSADALEPTVYTIGSFSFDYPHQVLSRHADGQEQSSQKLTSKESELLKLFAQNLNQPISRSFALKMVWGDDSYFNARSMDVYITKLRKYLRDDERVQLVNVHGEGFKLIV, from the coding sequence ATGGCAACAATCTTACTGGCCGAAGACGACCCCAATCTGGGGCAACTTGTTCAAGAATATCTTACCCTGCGCGGGTTTCAGACCGACCGTGCCACCGATGGCAACATGGCGCTCGAATTATTTACCCGCGGCCAGTATGATCTGTGCATTTTTGATGTGATGATGCCCAAAAAGGACGGCTTCTCACTTGCCCGGGAGGTACGTATGACGGGCCGTGATGTGCCCATTATTTTCCTGACGGCCAAGTCGATGAAAGAAGACACCATTCAGGGGTTTAAGGTTGGGGCCGACGATTACGTGACCAAGCCCTTTAGCATGGAAGAGCTGTTGTTGCGGATTCAGGCTATTTTGCGCCGGTATCAGCGGGGTAGTGCCGATGCTCTCGAACCCACGGTGTACACCATCGGCTCGTTTTCGTTCGATTACCCCCATCAGGTATTGAGCCGCCATGCCGATGGACAGGAACAGTCGAGCCAGAAACTCACCAGTAAGGAATCGGAGCTGTTAAAATTGTTTGCTCAGAACCTCAATCAGCCAATAAGCCGTAGCTTTGCGCTCAAGATGGTCTGGGGCGACGATTCGTATTTCAACGCCCGGAGCATGGACGTGTACATCACCAAATTGCGCAAATACCTGCGCGATGATGAGCGGGTGCAACTGGTTAATGTGCACGGCGAAGGATTTAAACTGATTGTGTAA
- a CDS encoding sensor histidine kinase, giving the protein MSKQRIRWIVALMTVGLLGLVGLQGYYITSAWRLQREQFDYKVTDALQEVVRTLERREIMDLSRQRIRAQQQQQGLMAISRKAEVKPDVKRTPSPRPLTESRIARRLRQQRAAENGTDMPATVVIQSDVLHPQTQPITPEQALVVATFFEQQEMLAAAGEWQAQLEQQRQFEEWANRELVGQMNQFNHDLTQSYLKADSLRQRQLAAGRNQARKQRELTRKSVPEPTAVAQLNKRAEEQTEMVKGVLKELLLSERPIGERVDRLTLDTLLRQSLAERGISLPFAYGVRSDRTSSGKPQFLFATSNTDPNRIALAGYRAVLFPNNLLDTGNHLYVYFPTRQEFIWSRMGFTLAASALLILTILACFYIAISTILRQKKMADIKNDFINNMTHEFKTPISTISLAVEMAQNMGWREQADSQRSTEPEEAGRLSRYLGIIRDETRRLGSHVEKVLQMALLDRGAVKLAIVPVNIHDVVEKVLNTIGLQIEQRGGELELDFDAENEVVEADEVHLTNIVYNLVDNAIKYSPGKPHITIRTQSLPDGISLTVADQGLGLSKEQQNRIFETFYRVPTGNLHDVKGFGLGLSYVRKMVDAHHGRITVESQLGQGSAFEVIIPYKMNNG; this is encoded by the coding sequence ATGTCGAAACAACGCATTCGCTGGATTGTCGCCCTCATGACGGTAGGGTTGCTGGGGCTGGTAGGCCTGCAAGGCTACTACATTACCTCAGCGTGGCGGCTTCAGCGCGAACAGTTTGATTATAAAGTGACCGACGCCCTGCAGGAGGTTGTGCGGACACTCGAACGGCGGGAAATCATGGACCTGAGCCGGCAGCGGATTCGTGCCCAGCAACAGCAACAGGGGCTGATGGCTATTTCGCGCAAGGCCGAGGTTAAACCTGATGTGAAGCGGACTCCCTCGCCCAGGCCTCTCACCGAAAGCCGCATTGCCCGGCGGCTTCGGCAACAGCGGGCCGCCGAAAACGGCACCGACATGCCCGCTACGGTTGTGATTCAGTCCGATGTGTTGCACCCGCAAACCCAACCCATCACGCCCGAGCAAGCATTGGTGGTAGCTACGTTTTTTGAACAGCAGGAAATGCTGGCTGCTGCGGGCGAGTGGCAGGCTCAGCTCGAACAGCAACGCCAGTTTGAGGAATGGGCCAATCGGGAGCTGGTGGGGCAGATGAATCAGTTCAACCACGACCTGACTCAGTCTTACCTGAAGGCCGATTCGCTGCGCCAACGCCAACTGGCAGCCGGGCGCAATCAGGCCAGAAAGCAGCGAGAGCTTACCCGTAAATCTGTACCCGAACCGACGGCCGTAGCCCAATTGAACAAGCGGGCCGAGGAGCAAACCGAGATGGTAAAAGGGGTACTTAAGGAGCTGCTGCTGTCAGAACGGCCAATCGGTGAGCGTGTCGACCGGCTTACGCTCGATACGCTGTTGCGGCAAAGCCTGGCCGAGCGGGGTATCTCGCTGCCATTTGCCTATGGCGTTCGCAGCGACCGCACCAGCAGTGGTAAACCACAGTTTCTGTTTGCTACCTCCAATACCGATCCGAACCGAATTGCGCTGGCGGGCTACCGGGCGGTGCTGTTTCCCAATAACCTGCTCGACACGGGCAATCACCTGTACGTCTATTTCCCAACCCGGCAGGAGTTTATCTGGAGCCGCATGGGCTTTACCCTGGCCGCGTCGGCCTTGCTGATTCTGACCATTCTGGCTTGTTTTTACATCGCCATCAGTACCATTTTGCGGCAGAAGAAGATGGCCGACATCAAAAACGATTTTATCAATAACATGACCCACGAGTTCAAAACGCCTATTTCGACCATCTCATTGGCGGTCGAGATGGCCCAGAACATGGGTTGGCGGGAGCAAGCCGACTCCCAGCGCTCAACCGAACCCGAAGAGGCCGGGCGGTTGTCGCGCTACCTCGGTATCATCCGCGACGAAACCCGGCGGCTAGGCTCGCACGTTGAAAAAGTGCTCCAGATGGCCTTACTCGACCGAGGGGCGGTTAAGCTGGCTATCGTACCGGTAAATATCCACGATGTGGTGGAGAAGGTGCTAAACACCATTGGGTTGCAGATTGAACAGCGCGGGGGCGAACTGGAACTCGATTTTGACGCCGAAAACGAAGTAGTGGAAGCCGATGAGGTGCACCTGACCAATATTGTGTATAATCTTGTCGATAATGCGATTAAGTACTCGCCCGGTAAGCCGCACATCACCATTCGTACCCAAAGCCTGCCCGACGGGATAAGCCTGACCGTGGCCGACCAGGGGCTGGGCCTCTCCAAAGAGCAGCAAAACCGAATTTTCGAAACGTTTTATCGGGTTCCGACGGGTAACCTGCACGATGTGAAAGGCTTCGGGCTTGGCCTGAGTTATGTTCGGAAAATGGTCGACGCCCACCACGGCCGTATCACGGTGGAGAGCCAACTGGGGCAGGGCAGTGCATTTGAAGTAATCATTCCATATAAAATGAACAATGGATAG
- a CDS encoding T9SS type A sorting domain-containing protein, which produces MKTTRSIYQRFWMPAVLISLAATPTLAQQSPNNKTSEGEDVTIKIIERNGDQVRETTRTYKLNSNDDRDQIAMKLVDSIKAARPNERNRQMTIIIDQIDGTRVRERPGDVYARRPYVSPNWQYNFRMNVDSLVTNTERFFRRDIEPELNRAFDGWSRTYNIRNKPSTIRGLSAYPNNPDKDQLNIRFTAPAKGDIQIVVTNAKGKEVARRELKDFSGEFVGQIDLGKKGSAGVYFLSVTQNEDGAVQRVVIE; this is translated from the coding sequence ATGAAAACAACACGCTCTATTTACCAACGGTTCTGGATGCCGGCCGTGCTGATTAGCCTTGCCGCTACCCCTACCCTCGCCCAGCAATCGCCGAACAACAAAACAAGCGAGGGCGAAGACGTTACGATCAAGATTATTGAGCGCAATGGCGATCAGGTTCGCGAAACCACCCGGACGTACAAACTCAACAGCAACGATGACCGGGATCAGATTGCCATGAAACTCGTTGACTCGATTAAGGCGGCCCGGCCTAACGAGCGTAACCGGCAAATGACCATCATCATCGACCAAATTGATGGCACCCGCGTGCGCGAGCGGCCGGGCGATGTGTACGCCCGCAGGCCTTACGTGTCGCCTAACTGGCAGTACAACTTCCGCATGAACGTTGATTCGCTGGTGACCAACACCGAGCGTTTCTTCCGGCGCGATATTGAACCCGAACTCAACCGGGCGTTCGATGGCTGGTCGCGTACGTACAATATTCGGAACAAGCCTTCAACTATCCGGGGGTTGAGCGCCTACCCCAACAATCCGGATAAAGACCAGCTGAACATTCGCTTTACGGCACCGGCCAAGGGCGATATTCAGATTGTAGTCACCAACGCCAAGGGGAAAGAGGTAGCCCGGCGCGAGCTGAAAGACTTCTCGGGTGAGTTTGTGGGGCAAATTGACCTCGGCAAAAAGGGCTCAGCGGGGGTGTATTTCCTTAGCGTGACACAAAACGAAGACGGAGCCGTTCAGCGGGTGGTCATCGAGTAA
- the nth gene encoding endonuclease III: protein MLKKERFRRFIDYFTTHYAEVQTELNFSNPFELLVAVILSAQCTDKRINQITPALFARFPEAESLAAASVEEVFSYIRSVSYPNNKAKHLVGMARLLVEQFGGEVPATLAELQSLPGVGRKTAHVILSIVYNEPTMAVDTHVFRVSHRLGLAPLTATTPLAVEKALVAHIPKELVPKSHHWLILHGRYVCVARAPKCDVCALKDFCKYYEKQTAPPRRVRQSV, encoded by the coding sequence ATGCTGAAGAAAGAACGTTTCCGCCGTTTCATAGACTATTTCACAACGCATTACGCTGAAGTGCAAACCGAGCTCAACTTCAGCAATCCGTTTGAGCTGTTGGTCGCTGTCATTCTGTCGGCACAGTGTACCGATAAACGCATCAATCAGATTACGCCCGCTTTGTTTGCGCGCTTTCCGGAGGCCGAGTCGCTCGCGGCCGCGTCGGTTGAGGAGGTATTTTCGTACATCCGTTCGGTATCGTACCCCAACAACAAGGCAAAACACCTGGTTGGTATGGCCCGGTTGCTTGTCGAGCAATTTGGCGGAGAGGTACCGGCCACGCTGGCCGAGTTGCAGTCGCTACCGGGGGTTGGCCGCAAAACAGCGCACGTGATCCTCTCGATTGTGTATAATGAGCCCACAATGGCCGTAGATACCCACGTGTTTCGGGTGTCGCATCGGTTGGGGCTTGCGCCCTTAACGGCAACGACTCCCCTGGCCGTTGAGAAGGCCCTGGTGGCCCATATTCCGAAGGAACTGGTACCCAAGTCGCATCATTGGCTCATTCTGCACGGGCGGTACGTGTGTGTGGCCCGGGCTCCAAAGTGCGATGTGTGCGCGTTGAAAGACTTTTGTAAGTACTACGAAAAACAAACAGCTCCGCCCCGGAGAGTAAGGCAGAGCGTGTAA
- a CDS encoding RNA polymerase sigma factor, with product MEKAQVTDSELISLYIRGSESAFAKLVHRHKSKIYTTIYLIVKDQYVAEDLLQDTFIKAVDTIKSGRYNEEGKFLPWIIRIAHNLAIDYFRKDKRYPNVVFEDGSNVFNTLEFAEDSIESMQIRQETHEHLRELIQRLPEQQRQVLIMRHYEEMSFQEIADATGVSINTALGRMRYALINLRKQLSKRSPSYDKNFYSR from the coding sequence ATGGAAAAAGCCCAGGTAACAGACAGTGAGCTGATTTCTCTGTACATCCGTGGTAGTGAAAGTGCCTTTGCCAAACTCGTTCATCGACATAAGTCTAAGATCTACACAACAATTTACCTGATTGTAAAAGACCAGTACGTAGCTGAAGACTTGCTTCAGGATACGTTCATCAAAGCGGTTGATACAATCAAGTCGGGTAGATATAACGAAGAAGGCAAGTTTCTCCCCTGGATCATTCGAATTGCTCACAACTTGGCCATTGACTATTTCCGGAAGGATAAACGCTACCCCAATGTAGTGTTTGAAGACGGAAGCAATGTGTTCAATACGCTTGAGTTTGCCGAGGACTCTATCGAATCCATGCAGATCAGGCAGGAGACACATGAGCATTTGCGCGAGTTGATCCAGCGGTTGCCGGAACAGCAGCGCCAGGTTCTGATCATGCGGCACTACGAGGAAATGAGTTTCCAGGAGATTGCCGATGCGACCGGCGTCAGTATAAACACAGCTTTGGGACGTATGCGTTATGCGCTGATTAATCTGCGCAAGCAACTAAGCAAACGTTCGCCGAGCTATGATAAAAACTTTTACTCACGATGA
- a CDS encoding FAD:protein FMN transferase gives MHVSIWGWVITFLTLLGAWSTAQAQSLQRYSFRRGLMGTQFTVILYAPDSLTAMRAYTQVSARMDTLNTILSDYLDGSEINRLSQSGGSKQAIPVSAELFDILQKGCRIARLSGGRFDPTIGPLSQLWRRAVRQRSFPPAKERRQARRAVGYRFIQLDTVRRTVRLLRPRMRLDVGGIGQGFAVDEAGRVLRDAGISIFLLDLGGDVLAGAPPPGQPQGWRIDIGSGTNARPDPADTLIIHLKNGAITTSGDTYRHLDLNGRRYSHIMNPRSGLGLTHFVRTTVLAPDGYRADALTKVFSLSRGWPSYWGPNKRLARRFPGVKVWVVEQKKGRLLRWQSTEKDR, from the coding sequence ATGCACGTCTCAATTTGGGGTTGGGTCATCACCTTCCTTACGCTTTTGGGTGCCTGGAGTACCGCACAGGCTCAGTCACTACAGCGCTACAGCTTTCGGCGGGGGCTTATGGGTACGCAATTTACGGTCATCCTATACGCTCCCGATAGCCTCACAGCCATGCGAGCCTACACGCAGGTATCGGCCCGTATGGATACACTCAACACAATCCTGAGCGATTACCTCGACGGGTCGGAGATAAACCGCCTGTCGCAGTCGGGCGGAAGCAAACAGGCCATTCCGGTATCGGCCGAGTTATTTGATATTTTGCAAAAAGGATGCCGGATTGCCCGTCTGTCGGGTGGGCGCTTCGACCCAACGATTGGTCCCCTATCCCAGCTTTGGCGACGCGCTGTGCGCCAACGGTCATTTCCACCCGCTAAAGAGCGCCGACAGGCCCGCCGGGCTGTTGGCTACCGGTTTATCCAACTCGATACCGTTCGTCGCACAGTGCGCCTGTTACGGCCCCGTATGCGGCTCGACGTGGGTGGTATTGGACAGGGATTTGCCGTTGACGAAGCTGGTCGGGTGTTACGAGATGCCGGTATTTCAATTTTTCTGCTCGATTTGGGTGGAGATGTACTGGCGGGCGCCCCTCCACCGGGGCAACCGCAGGGCTGGCGGATAGACATAGGATCGGGTACCAACGCGCGACCCGACCCAGCCGACACGCTGATTATCCACCTGAAAAACGGGGCCATTACGACATCGGGCGATACGTACCGGCACCTCGACCTGAATGGCCGCCGGTATTCGCACATCATGAACCCGCGCTCGGGCCTGGGTCTGACCCACTTTGTCAGAACGACGGTATTGGCCCCCGATGGATACCGTGCCGACGCGCTCACCAAAGTCTTCAGCCTGTCGCGAGGCTGGCCTTCGTACTGGGGGCCCAATAAGCGGTTGGCCCGTCGGTTTCCGGGCGTAAAGGTCTGGGTAGTCGAACAAAAAAAAGGTCGACTGCTCCGATGGCAATCGACCGAAAAAGACCGGTAG